A single window of Streptomyces cathayae DNA harbors:
- a CDS encoding Cof-type HAD-IIB family hydrolase — protein sequence MTAPTASADLPHLPGAPVDIRLVVTDMDGTLLDDAGNPPRRLRRTVARLRERGVLFSPASGRQYATLARLFEGFDDGMVFIAENGTQVVRDGVELASDPLAPAVAARLVRTVRRLADDGTDVGVVVCGKRHAYTERTDAAFLAKVEQYYVAHRNVADATAVDDEINKIAIFGFAPAARTIAPALTEFTSTHRVVVSSEHWVDVMNRTADKGTALRRVQRELGITPAQTLVFGDYLNDLEMLDAAEWSFAMANAHPDVLARARHVAPSNNEDGVLRTIERLLALPGE from the coding sequence ATGACCGCGCCCACCGCGTCCGCCGACCTCCCCCACCTGCCCGGTGCGCCGGTCGACATCAGGCTCGTCGTCACCGACATGGACGGCACCCTCCTGGACGACGCCGGGAATCCGCCGCGGCGGCTGCGCCGGACGGTGGCGCGGCTGCGCGAGCGCGGGGTGCTGTTCAGCCCGGCGAGCGGCCGCCAGTACGCCACCCTCGCCCGCCTGTTCGAGGGCTTCGACGACGGCATGGTCTTCATCGCGGAGAACGGCACCCAGGTGGTCCGCGACGGCGTCGAACTGGCCTCCGACCCGCTGGCCCCCGCCGTCGCCGCCCGGCTCGTCAGGACGGTGCGCCGACTCGCGGACGACGGCACGGACGTCGGTGTCGTCGTCTGCGGCAAGCGCCACGCCTACACCGAGCGCACCGACGCGGCCTTCCTCGCCAAGGTCGAGCAGTACTACGTCGCCCACCGGAACGTCGCGGACGCCACCGCCGTCGACGACGAGATCAACAAGATCGCGATATTCGGTTTCGCCCCCGCGGCCCGCACCATCGCACCGGCCCTGACCGAGTTCACCTCCACCCACCGGGTCGTCGTCTCCAGCGAGCACTGGGTCGACGTGATGAACCGGACCGCCGACAAGGGCACCGCCCTGCGCCGCGTCCAGCGTGAGCTGGGCATCACCCCGGCCCAGACGCTGGTGTTCGGCGACTACCTCAACGACCTGGAGATGCTCGACGCCGCCGAGTGGTCCTTCGCCATGGCCAACGCACACCCCGACGTCCTGGCCCGCGCCCGCCACGTCGCCCCGTCCAACAACGAGGACGGCGTCCTGCGCACGATCGAACGACTGCTCGCCCTGCCCGGCGAGTGA
- the alc gene encoding allantoicase — MTAQHPSPWPRFSGPAAPYGGGDPYADYRTADFPFAGLTDLADRRLGAGVVAANDEFFAQRENLLLPERPLFDPEHFGHKGKIMDGWETRRRRGPSAGQPWPAAEDHDWALIRLGAPGVVRGIVVDTAHFRGNHPQAVSVEGASVSGSPAPKELLSDGVRWTTLLPRTPVGGHAANGFAVPAGRRLTHLRLSQYPDGGIARLRVYGDVVPDPGWLEALGTFDVVALENGGRVEDASDRFYSPAANTIRPGRSRKMDDGWETRRRRDRGHDWIRYRLTGQALIRALEIDTAYLKGNSAGWASVSVRDAEGGAAEGAGTSGADGWREILPRTRLQPDTEHRFVLPAPVIGTHARVDVFPDGGISRLRLFGSLTEQGATALAARHREPAD, encoded by the coding sequence GTGACGGCGCAGCACCCCTCCCCGTGGCCCCGCTTCAGCGGCCCCGCGGCCCCCTACGGCGGCGGTGACCCGTACGCGGACTACCGCACCGCCGACTTCCCCTTCGCCGGCCTCACCGATCTCGCCGACCGCCGGCTCGGCGCCGGTGTCGTCGCCGCCAACGACGAGTTCTTCGCCCAGCGCGAGAACCTGCTGCTGCCCGAGCGCCCCCTGTTCGACCCGGAGCACTTCGGGCACAAGGGCAAGATCATGGACGGCTGGGAGACCCGGCGCCGCCGCGGCCCCTCCGCCGGGCAGCCCTGGCCGGCGGCCGAGGACCACGACTGGGCGCTGATCCGCCTCGGCGCACCCGGAGTCGTCCGCGGCATCGTCGTCGACACCGCCCACTTCCGCGGCAACCACCCCCAGGCCGTGTCGGTCGAGGGCGCCTCGGTGTCCGGTTCCCCGGCACCGAAGGAACTGCTCTCGGACGGGGTGCGGTGGACGACGCTGCTCCCGCGCACCCCGGTGGGCGGCCACGCCGCCAACGGCTTCGCCGTCCCGGCCGGGCGGCGCCTCACCCACCTGCGGCTGTCCCAGTACCCCGACGGCGGCATCGCGCGCCTGCGCGTGTACGGCGACGTCGTCCCGGACCCCGGGTGGCTGGAGGCCCTGGGCACCTTCGACGTCGTCGCCCTGGAGAACGGCGGCCGGGTCGAGGACGCGTCCGACCGCTTCTACTCACCGGCCGCGAACACCATCCGGCCCGGCCGCTCCCGCAAAATGGACGACGGCTGGGAGACCCGGCGCCGCCGGGACCGGGGCCACGACTGGATCCGCTACCGGCTCACCGGCCAGGCGCTGATCCGCGCCCTCGAGATCGACACGGCGTACCTGAAGGGGAACAGCGCCGGCTGGGCCTCGGTGTCGGTACGGGACGCCGAGGGCGGCGCGGCCGAGGGAGCGGGAACAAGCGGGGCCGACGGCTGGCGGGAGATCCTGCCCCGTACCCGCCTCCAGCCCGACACCGAGCACCGCTTCGTCCTCCCCGCCCCGGTGATCGGTACGCACGCGCGCGTGGACGTCTTCCCCGACGGCGGCATCTCCCGGCTGCGCCTGTTCGGCTCGCTGACCGAACAGGGCGCGACCGCCCTGGCCGCCCGCCACCGGGAACCGGCCGACTGA
- the allB gene encoding allantoinase AllB: protein MADTERVLRSTRVVTPEGTRAASVAVADGTVTAVLPYEAPLPGTARLTDLGDDVLLPGLVDTHVHVNDPGRTEWEGFWTATRAAAAGGITTLVDMPLNSLPPTTTVGHLRTKQRAAASRAHVDVGFWGGALPGNALDLRPLHEAGVFGFKAFLSPSGVDEFPHLGPEQLARTLAEIAALDGLLIVHAEDPGHLAAAPRCGGPKYADFLASRPRDAEDTAVALLLAQAKRLDARVHILHLSSSDALPLIAEARSDGVRVTVETCPHYLTLTAEEVPDGASEFKCCPPIREAANRDPLWRALADGVIDCVVTDHSPSTADLKTADFATAWGGISGLQLSLPAVWTEARGRGHGLEDVVRWMSTRPAELVGLGTRKGAIAPGRDADFAVLAPDETFTVDPEGLQHRNPVTAYAGRTLYGVVKSTWLRGRRVMTDGEFTAPKGRLLTRLP from the coding sequence GTGGCCGACACCGAACGGGTGCTGCGCTCGACGCGCGTCGTCACTCCCGAGGGAACGCGGGCCGCGTCGGTCGCGGTCGCCGACGGCACCGTCACGGCCGTTCTGCCGTACGAGGCACCCCTCCCCGGGACGGCCCGCCTGACGGACCTCGGCGACGACGTCCTGCTGCCCGGCCTGGTCGACACCCATGTGCACGTCAACGACCCGGGCCGTACCGAGTGGGAGGGCTTCTGGACCGCCACCCGCGCGGCGGCGGCCGGCGGCATCACCACGCTCGTCGACATGCCGCTCAACTCCCTTCCGCCGACGACGACGGTCGGCCATCTGCGCACCAAGCAGCGGGCCGCCGCGAGCCGGGCCCATGTCGACGTCGGCTTCTGGGGCGGCGCCCTGCCCGGCAACGCCTTGGACCTGCGCCCGCTGCACGAGGCCGGGGTCTTCGGCTTCAAGGCGTTCCTGTCGCCGTCCGGCGTCGACGAGTTCCCGCACCTCGGTCCGGAGCAACTGGCCCGCACCCTGGCGGAGATCGCCGCCCTCGACGGGCTGCTGATCGTGCACGCCGAGGACCCGGGCCACCTCGCCGCCGCCCCGCGGTGCGGCGGCCCGAAGTACGCCGACTTCCTCGCCTCCCGTCCGCGCGACGCCGAGGACACCGCCGTCGCCCTGCTCCTCGCGCAGGCCAAGCGCCTCGACGCGCGCGTGCACATCCTGCATCTGTCCTCGAGCGACGCGCTGCCGCTGATCGCCGAGGCCAGGTCCGACGGGGTACGCGTCACCGTCGAGACCTGCCCCCACTACCTGACCCTCACCGCCGAGGAGGTCCCGGACGGCGCCAGCGAGTTCAAGTGCTGCCCGCCCATCCGTGAAGCCGCCAACCGGGACCCGCTCTGGCGGGCTCTGGCGGACGGCGTCATCGACTGCGTGGTCACCGACCACTCCCCGTCCACCGCCGACCTCAAGACCGCCGACTTCGCCACCGCCTGGGGCGGCATCTCCGGCCTCCAGCTCAGCCTGCCCGCCGTCTGGACCGAGGCCCGCGGACGGGGCCACGGCCTGGAGGACGTCGTGCGCTGGATGTCGACGCGCCCGGCGGAACTGGTCGGCCTCGGCACCCGCAAGGGCGCCATCGCGCCCGGCCGCGACGCCGACTTCGCCGTCCTCGCCCCCGACGAGACCTTCACCGTCGACCCCGAAGGGCTCCAGCACCGCAACCCGGTGACGGCGTACGCGGGCAGGACCCTGTACGGCGTGGTGAAGTCCACCTGGCTGCGCGGCCGGCGCGTCATGACCGACGGCGAGTTCACCGCACCGAAGGGCCGCCTGCTCACCCGCCTCCCCTGA
- a CDS encoding IclR family transcriptional regulator, giving the protein MPTSSASTNGSVRSASGGGVQSLERAFDLLERMADAGGEVGLSELSVSSGLPLPTIHRLMRTLVACGYVRQQPNRRYALGPRLIRLGESSSRLLGTWARPCLARLVEETGETANMALLDGDEVVYVAQVPSKHSMRMFTEVGRRVLPHSTGVGKALLAGFPPEDVRALLARTGMPAATDRTITTPEGFLAALDEVRRRGYAIDDNEQEIGVRCLAVPVPDSPTAAAISISGPAGRVTDSATERIVPVLQQVARELSEVLTAPGGGPTA; this is encoded by the coding sequence GTGCCGACGTCCAGCGCCAGCACCAACGGCTCCGTCCGGTCCGCCTCCGGCGGCGGGGTCCAATCCCTCGAGCGCGCCTTCGACCTGCTCGAAAGGATGGCGGACGCGGGCGGCGAGGTCGGCCTCAGCGAGCTGTCGGTGAGCAGCGGGCTGCCCCTGCCGACCATCCACCGCCTGATGCGCACCCTCGTCGCCTGCGGTTATGTGCGCCAGCAGCCCAACCGCCGTTACGCGCTCGGTCCGCGCCTGATCAGGCTCGGCGAGTCCTCCTCCCGCCTGCTGGGCACCTGGGCGCGCCCCTGTCTCGCCCGCCTGGTGGAGGAGACGGGCGAGACGGCGAACATGGCACTGCTCGACGGGGACGAGGTCGTGTACGTCGCCCAGGTTCCGTCCAAGCACTCCATGCGGATGTTCACCGAGGTCGGCCGGCGCGTCCTGCCGCACTCCACCGGAGTGGGCAAGGCCCTGCTGGCCGGTTTCCCGCCGGAGGACGTACGGGCCCTGCTCGCCCGTACCGGGATGCCCGCCGCGACGGACAGGACCATCACCACGCCGGAGGGCTTCCTGGCGGCGCTCGACGAGGTGCGCCGCCGGGGCTACGCCATCGACGACAACGAGCAGGAGATCGGCGTGCGCTGCCTCGCCGTCCCGGTGCCCGACTCCCCCACCGCCGCGGCCATCTCGATCTCCGGCCCCGCAGGGCGGGTCACGGATTCGGCCACGGAGCGGATCGTGCCGGTGCTCCAGCAGGTGGCCAGGGAACTCTCCGAGGTGCTCACCGCTCCGGGCGGCGGCCCGACGGCCTGA
- a CDS encoding DUF5955 family protein — translation MTELRSAVSRLRRRLAAYPAEFSDRSIAEEELAALDALVADGGAEVPRLRRSLLLIAGAIGSVSALGPGLREVRDAVELFGPSPRD, via the coding sequence GTGACGGAGCTGCGCTCCGCCGTGTCCCGGCTGCGGCGCCGACTCGCGGCTTATCCTGCGGAGTTCTCTGATCGGAGCATTGCGGAGGAGGAGCTGGCCGCTCTGGACGCCCTGGTGGCGGACGGCGGTGCCGAGGTCCCCCGGTTGCGCCGTTCCCTGCTGCTGATCGCCGGTGCGATCGGCTCGGTGAGCGCGTTGGGCCCGGGGCTGCGGGAGGTGCGGGACGCGGTGGAACTGTTCGGACCGTCACCCCGGGATTGA
- a CDS encoding nucleotidyltransferase family protein, whose amino-acid sequence MPLTPHRRSPNAGQAAPERVVGLLLAAGGGRRLGGRPKALLTYRGRPLVEHAVRSLREGGCERVHVVLGAGADEVRARAALPDCVLVDNPAWEQGMGSSLRAGLTSLTGTDARAALVLLVDQPGIGPGAVARVLGARAAREPRDSLASATYAGVRGHPVLFGAAHWAGVAASATGDRGARSYLKEHADRITLVECGDVAEPYDIDTEEDLTRLK is encoded by the coding sequence ATGCCGCTCACACCGCACCGGCGGAGCCCAAACGCCGGACAGGCGGCCCCGGAGCGGGTCGTGGGACTGCTGCTCGCGGCGGGCGGCGGGCGACGGCTGGGCGGCCGCCCCAAGGCGCTGCTGACGTACCGGGGACGGCCGCTGGTGGAGCACGCCGTACGGTCCCTGCGCGAGGGCGGCTGCGAGCGCGTCCACGTGGTGCTCGGCGCGGGGGCGGACGAGGTGCGTGCGCGTGCCGCGCTGCCGGACTGCGTGCTCGTCGACAACCCCGCGTGGGAGCAGGGCATGGGCTCGTCCCTGCGGGCCGGGCTCACCTCGCTGACCGGCACGGACGCACGGGCCGCACTGGTCCTGCTGGTCGACCAGCCCGGGATCGGACCGGGGGCGGTCGCGCGGGTGCTCGGCGCACGCGCGGCGCGGGAGCCGCGGGATTCGCTCGCCTCGGCCACCTACGCCGGCGTACGCGGTCACCCGGTCCTGTTCGGGGCCGCGCACTGGGCCGGTGTCGCCGCGAGCGCGACCGGCGACCGGGGGGCACGCTCCTACCTGAAGGAGCACGCGGACCGGATCACCCTCGTCGAGTGCGGGGACGTGGCCGAGCCCTACGACATCGACACGGAGGAGGACCTGACCCGCCTCAAGTGA
- the aceB gene encoding malate synthase A, translating to MSAPAPSPLAIVDAEPLPGQEEVLTEAALAFVAELHRRFTPRRDELLARRAERRAEIARTSTLDFLPETAAVRADDSWRVAPAPEALNDRRVEITGPTDRKMTINALNSGAKVWLADFEDASAPTWENVVLGQLNLINAYTRTIDFTDAVSGKTYALQPAEELATVVMRPRGWHLDERHLSAPDGTRVPGALVDFGLYFFHNAQRLLDLGKGPYFYLPKTESHLEARLWNDVFVFAQDHLGIPQGAVRATVLIETITAAYEMEEILYELREHASGLNAGRWDYLFSIVKNFRDGGARFVLPDRNAVTMTAPFMRAYTELLVRTCHKRGAHAIGGMAAFIPSRRDPEVNKVAFEKVRADKDREANDGFDGSWVAHPDLVPIAMESFDRVLGDKPNQKDRLREDVDVSAADLLAIDSLEARPTYAGLVNAVQVGIRYIEAWLRGTGAVAIFNLMEDAATAEISRSQIWQWINAGVVLDNGERVTAELTRKVAAGELANIRAETGDEAFAAGHWKQAHDLLLKVSLDEDYADFLTLPAYEQLQG from the coding sequence ATGTCCGCACCAGCGCCGTCCCCGCTGGCCATCGTCGACGCCGAACCCCTGCCCGGGCAGGAGGAGGTCCTCACCGAGGCGGCACTCGCCTTCGTGGCCGAGCTGCACCGGCGGTTCACACCCCGGCGTGACGAACTCCTCGCCCGCCGGGCGGAGCGCCGTGCCGAGATCGCCCGCACCTCCACGCTCGACTTCCTCCCGGAGACGGCCGCCGTCCGCGCGGACGACTCCTGGAGGGTGGCCCCGGCCCCCGAGGCCCTGAACGACCGGCGCGTCGAGATCACCGGCCCCACCGACCGCAAGATGACCATCAACGCCCTCAACTCGGGCGCGAAGGTCTGGCTCGCGGACTTCGAGGACGCCTCGGCGCCCACCTGGGAGAACGTGGTCCTCGGCCAGCTCAACCTGATCAACGCCTACACCCGGACCATCGACTTCACCGACGCGGTGTCCGGCAAGACCTACGCCCTGCAACCGGCCGAGGAACTGGCGACGGTCGTCATGCGCCCGCGCGGCTGGCACCTGGACGAACGGCACCTCTCCGCCCCGGACGGCACCCGGGTACCCGGCGCCCTGGTCGACTTCGGGCTGTACTTCTTCCACAACGCCCAGCGTCTCCTCGACCTCGGCAAGGGACCGTACTTCTACCTCCCGAAGACGGAGTCCCATCTGGAAGCCCGCCTGTGGAACGACGTGTTCGTCTTCGCGCAGGACCACCTGGGCATCCCACAGGGCGCCGTCCGCGCCACCGTCCTCATCGAGACGATCACGGCCGCGTACGAGATGGAGGAGATCCTCTACGAACTGCGCGAGCACGCCTCGGGTCTGAACGCGGGACGCTGGGACTACCTGTTCTCCATCGTCAAGAACTTCCGTGACGGCGGCGCCAGGTTCGTCCTCCCGGACCGCAACGCGGTCACGATGACGGCCCCGTTCATGCGGGCGTACACCGAACTCCTCGTGCGCACCTGCCACAAGCGGGGCGCGCACGCGATCGGCGGTATGGCGGCCTTCATCCCCTCCCGCCGGGACCCGGAGGTCAACAAGGTCGCGTTCGAGAAGGTCCGCGCCGACAAGGACCGCGAGGCGAACGACGGTTTCGACGGCTCCTGGGTCGCCCACCCGGACCTGGTCCCGATCGCCATGGAGTCCTTCGACCGGGTGCTGGGCGACAAGCCGAACCAGAAGGACCGGCTGCGCGAGGACGTCGACGTCAGCGCCGCCGACCTGCTCGCGATCGACTCCCTGGAGGCCAGACCGACGTACGCGGGCCTGGTCAACGCCGTCCAGGTCGGCATCCGCTACATCGAGGCCTGGCTGCGCGGCACGGGTGCGGTCGCCATCTTCAACCTGATGGAGGACGCGGCCACCGCCGAGATCTCCCGCTCCCAGATCTGGCAGTGGATCAACGCGGGTGTCGTCCTCGACAACGGCGAGCGGGTCACCGCGGAACTGACCCGCAAGGTCGCCGCCGGGGAACTGGCGAACATCCGCGCCGAGACCGGCGACGAGGCCTTCGCGGCGGGCCACTGGAAGCAGGCCCACGACCTGCTCCTGAAGGTGTCCCTCGACGAGGACTACGCCGATTTCCTCACCCTGCCGGCGTACGAGCAGCTCCAGGGCTGA
- a CDS encoding LysR family transcriptional regulator: MDFRQLEYFRAVVEAGSVSQAAKNLNMTQPPVSHAIAKLERELGVRLLERTAKGVHPTPAGLHLLSRGERLLADRNRVVETLKSMAEGAAGDLRIGVEPMVINEIIADVLAEFLEQVPSARVILTDVTPDVIVQRIRTGELDMGCVPFAPAQFAGFVADVCEWSPVIDINIKLAVPKYRAKEQHPDGKGWGRWILPSPIPAFSGMPDAAEKALSADDSFEVIEVSTPQTALAFVAAGLGVAPATERMAGKSDAMALLDPPRWLRPMQATLLWKRGAEITPLMERWLQATRTVAEHRRTLGR; encoded by the coding sequence ATGGATTTCCGCCAACTCGAATACTTCAGGGCCGTCGTCGAGGCCGGTTCGGTTTCACAGGCCGCCAAGAATCTGAACATGACACAGCCGCCGGTGAGTCACGCCATCGCGAAGCTGGAGCGGGAACTCGGCGTGCGCCTCCTCGAGCGGACCGCGAAGGGCGTCCACCCCACCCCGGCCGGACTCCATCTGCTGTCCAGGGGCGAGCGCCTGCTCGCCGACCGGAACCGAGTGGTCGAGACGCTGAAGTCGATGGCCGAGGGGGCGGCCGGAGATCTGCGCATCGGCGTGGAGCCCATGGTCATCAACGAAATCATCGCCGATGTCCTGGCGGAGTTCCTCGAACAGGTTCCCAGCGCGCGGGTGATTCTGACCGACGTCACTCCCGATGTGATCGTTCAACGGATCCGGACCGGCGAGCTGGACATGGGCTGCGTTCCGTTCGCCCCCGCGCAATTCGCCGGATTCGTCGCGGACGTCTGCGAATGGTCTCCCGTTATCGATATCAACATCAAGCTTGCCGTGCCGAAATATCGCGCAAAGGAACAGCACCCTGACGGAAAGGGTTGGGGACGTTGGATTCTCCCGTCCCCGATTCCCGCTTTCTCGGGCATGCCCGACGCCGCGGAGAAAGCCCTGTCGGCCGACGACTCCTTCGAAGTCATCGAGGTCTCCACACCGCAGACCGCGCTCGCTTTCGTCGCCGCGGGGCTGGGTGTCGCCCCCGCGACCGAGCGCATGGCCGGCAAGAGCGACGCGATGGCCCTTCTCGACCCCCCGCGATGGCTCAGACCCATGCAGGCGACGCTCCTGTGGAAACGCGGGGCCGAGATCACGCCGTTGATGGAGCGATGGCTGCAGGCGACGCGCACCGTCGCCGAGCACCGCCGCACGCTTGGGCGGTGA
- a CDS encoding 4-hydroxyphenylacetate 3-hydroxylase N-terminal domain-containing protein — translation MTTGNAEQSAHSPSGREYLPFTGDEYLESLDDGREVWIYGERVENIAEHPAFRNSARMIARMYDALHDPARKDILTAPTEWGGFTHRFYQAPKSVEEQVASRDAIAEWQKIAWGWMGRSPDYKGCFLGTLGANAEFYRGFEDNARAWYRKAQEKTWYINHAIMNPPVDRGMGADAGKDVFIRVTKETDAGFYVTGAKVVATGSALTHYTFIGHVGQVAVQDPAFSPVFIMPTNSPGVKLLCRTSNEYRAAVLGSPFDYPLSSRLDENDAILVLDNVFVPWENAFIYNDLEQANKYNIHSGYLERASLHGCTRFAVKMDFLVGMLARALDVTGAGQFHGVMSQLGEVIAWRNTFWALSDAMAKSAVPWKGGMIQPDQQFAGAYRVMNQLAMPKVKNIIEQVVASGLIYLNSHANDFKTPEIRGYLDTYVRGTGGIDAEERVKVMKMLWDSIGTEFGARHELYEINYIGSNDVTRQTNLFGARGSGLLDYCKDFAQSAMDEYDLDGWTVPDLKGPDDVSILKALKG, via the coding sequence ATGACGACTGGAAATGCAGAACAGTCCGCCCACAGCCCTTCCGGCCGCGAGTATCTCCCCTTTACCGGAGACGAGTACCTCGAGAGCCTCGACGACGGCCGCGAGGTCTGGATCTACGGGGAGCGGGTGGAGAACATCGCGGAGCACCCCGCCTTCCGTAACTCCGCCCGCATGATCGCGCGCATGTACGACGCCCTGCACGACCCGGCGCGCAAGGACATCCTCACCGCGCCCACGGAGTGGGGAGGCTTCACCCACCGCTTCTACCAGGCGCCCAAGAGCGTCGAGGAGCAGGTGGCCTCCCGCGACGCCATCGCCGAGTGGCAGAAGATCGCCTGGGGCTGGATGGGCCGCTCCCCCGACTACAAGGGCTGTTTCCTCGGCACCCTCGGCGCCAACGCCGAGTTCTACCGCGGGTTCGAGGACAACGCGCGCGCCTGGTACCGCAAGGCCCAGGAGAAGACGTGGTACATCAACCACGCCATCATGAACCCGCCGGTGGACCGCGGTATGGGCGCGGACGCGGGCAAGGACGTGTTCATCCGGGTCACCAAGGAGACCGACGCCGGCTTCTACGTCACGGGCGCCAAGGTGGTGGCCACCGGATCGGCCCTGACGCACTACACCTTCATCGGTCACGTGGGCCAGGTCGCCGTGCAGGACCCGGCCTTCTCGCCGGTGTTCATCATGCCCACCAACTCTCCCGGCGTGAAGCTGCTCTGCCGTACGTCCAACGAGTACCGCGCGGCGGTGCTGGGCAGCCCGTTCGACTACCCGCTGTCGAGCCGCCTGGACGAGAACGACGCCATCCTGGTCCTCGACAACGTGTTCGTCCCCTGGGAGAACGCGTTCATCTACAACGACCTGGAGCAGGCCAACAAGTACAACATCCACTCGGGTTATCTGGAGCGCGCCTCCCTGCACGGCTGCACCCGGTTCGCCGTCAAGATGGACTTCCTGGTCGGCATGCTGGCCCGCGCCCTCGACGTCACCGGGGCGGGGCAGTTCCACGGCGTCATGTCCCAGCTCGGTGAGGTCATCGCCTGGCGCAACACCTTCTGGGCGCTGTCGGACGCGATGGCCAAGAGCGCGGTGCCGTGGAAGGGCGGCATGATCCAGCCCGACCAGCAGTTCGCCGGCGCCTACCGGGTGATGAACCAGCTGGCCATGCCGAAGGTCAAGAACATCATCGAGCAGGTCGTGGCCAGCGGCCTGATCTACCTCAACTCCCACGCGAACGACTTCAAGACCCCCGAGATCCGCGGCTACCTGGACACGTACGTGCGCGGCACGGGAGGCATCGACGCGGAGGAGCGCGTCAAGGTCATGAAGATGCTCTGGGACTCCATCGGCACGGAGTTCGGAGCCCGCCACGAGCTGTACGAGATCAACTACATCGGCAGCAACGACGTGACGCGTCAGACCAACCTGTTCGGCGCCCGGGGCAGCGGTCTCCTCGACTACTGCAAGGACTTCGCGCAGAGCGCCATGGACGAGTACGACCTGGACGGCTGGACCGTGCCGGACCTCAAGGGCCCGGACGACGTCAGCATCCTCAAGGCCCTCAAGGGCTGA
- a CDS encoding VOC family protein, with amino-acid sequence MATAIDAAHVTYEAPDLGVMEKFLTAFGMVKAEGSDDRTLYMRGTGTQHHIHVTRKADKQRFIGASIEVAGYDDLVELAAKPGSSPVRESTEPGGGHEVSMSMPDGIEIRAVWGRRKVEPIPDRDPFVMNNIRDKNRVNAAVRQSVAPCTIARLGHFVLHVKDHDASMAWLNERFDFLPSDYFVPPGEQGPIVGTFVRLDLGEQRVDHHFMLVLQSDWAGIHHSAFEVTDMDAVMSSHDYLLQQGYTSDVGVGRHLLGSQIFDYWKDPFGFRIEHYTDGDVVDHHHRPTKFNGTASETTQWGNRPPLEFFQ; translated from the coding sequence GTGGCTACGGCAATCGATGCTGCCCACGTCACCTACGAGGCACCGGATCTCGGGGTGATGGAGAAGTTCCTGACCGCGTTCGGCATGGTGAAGGCCGAGGGCAGCGACGACCGGACCCTGTACATGCGGGGGACGGGCACCCAGCATCACATCCATGTGACCCGCAAGGCCGACAAGCAGCGCTTCATCGGTGCCTCGATCGAGGTCGCCGGCTACGACGACCTGGTCGAGCTCGCCGCGAAGCCGGGGTCCTCCCCGGTCCGGGAGTCGACGGAGCCCGGCGGTGGCCACGAGGTCTCGATGTCCATGCCCGACGGCATCGAGATCCGGGCGGTCTGGGGCCGGCGGAAGGTCGAGCCGATCCCGGACCGCGACCCCTTCGTCATGAACAACATCCGCGACAAGAACCGGGTGAACGCCGCCGTCCGCCAGTCCGTCGCGCCGTGCACCATCGCACGCCTGGGTCACTTCGTGCTCCATGTGAAGGACCACGACGCGTCGATGGCCTGGCTGAACGAGCGCTTCGACTTCCTCCCCTCGGACTACTTCGTCCCGCCGGGCGAACAGGGCCCGATCGTCGGCACCTTCGTCCGGCTGGACCTGGGTGAGCAGCGGGTGGACCACCACTTCATGCTCGTCCTGCAGTCGGACTGGGCGGGCATCCACCACAGCGCGTTCGAGGTCACCGACATGGACGCGGTGATGTCGTCGCACGACTACCTCCTCCAGCAGGGGTACACCTCCGACGTCGGGGTCGGCCGCCATCTGCTCGGCAGCCAGATCTTCGACTACTGGAAGGACCCGTTCGGCTTCCGCATCGAGCACTACACCGACGGCGACGTCGTCGACCACCACCACCGGCCGACCAAGTTCAACGGCACCGCCAGCGAGACCACCCAGTGGGGGAACCGCCCGCCCCTGGAGTTCTTCCAGTGA